One Sodalinema gerasimenkoae IPPAS B-353 DNA segment encodes these proteins:
- the treZ gene encoding malto-oligosyltrehalose trehalohydrolase, translated as MTIGAIYLGGDRCDFSLWGPTLDQVTLEILTPEPQSHPLKQDDGGYWRASLDSIPPGTHYQYRLNGDRLRPDPMSYFQPQGVHGPSAVVDHGAFSWQDESWRGIPLEESIMYELHIGTFTPAGTFEAAISRLRDLTALGITTIEIMPVAQFPGQHNWGYDGAYPFAVQNSYGGPDGLKALVNAAHQQGLAVILDGVYNHFGPEGNYSRDFGPYFTDKYQTPWGGAINFDDAYSHGVRQFVIENALYWLREYHVDGLRLDAIHAIYDGGAKHILGELSDRLAEFNQTASYPRYLIAESDLNDVRIIRPRSENGLGMDAQWSDDFHHSLHTLLTGEQQGYYEDFGSCQQLATAWRDSFVYQWTYSPHRKRFHGSDARDRPPAQFVICNQNHDQIGNRMLGERLSQLVSFEALKLAAAATLLNPAIPLLFMGEEYGEDAPFLYFIDHQDPNLVEAVRQGRKREFEAFHASGTPPDAASLETVNTSTLNWQKRDSGHHHILLNFYHHLIERRNNNPAIRLGDRQQIQPQYNNESRWFSVHQSQANHSIWVIFNFSDSPIQSPQVPTQTWTKTLDSSDPIWQGSGPTAPQTLKGSESIKVPPLTVVLYET; from the coding sequence ATGACCATTGGTGCAATCTATTTAGGGGGCGATCGCTGTGACTTTTCGCTGTGGGGGCCCACCTTAGATCAGGTAACCCTGGAAATCCTAACTCCCGAACCACAATCGCATCCCCTCAAGCAAGATGACGGGGGCTATTGGCGGGCAAGCCTCGACAGCATTCCCCCAGGAACACATTATCAGTATCGTCTCAACGGCGATCGCCTTCGCCCCGATCCCATGTCTTACTTCCAGCCGCAGGGAGTTCATGGCCCCTCCGCCGTCGTCGATCACGGGGCCTTTTCCTGGCAAGATGAGTCTTGGCGAGGGATTCCTCTAGAAGAGTCGATCATGTATGAACTCCATATCGGCACCTTCACCCCCGCAGGAACCTTTGAGGCTGCCATCTCCCGGCTAAGGGACTTAACGGCCCTGGGAATTACTACCATCGAAATCATGCCCGTGGCCCAGTTTCCCGGCCAGCACAACTGGGGTTACGATGGGGCCTATCCCTTTGCGGTTCAGAACTCCTACGGCGGCCCCGACGGCCTCAAAGCCCTCGTCAACGCCGCCCACCAACAGGGATTGGCAGTGATTCTAGATGGCGTCTATAACCACTTCGGCCCAGAAGGGAACTACAGCCGTGATTTTGGCCCCTATTTCACCGACAAGTATCAAACCCCCTGGGGTGGGGCCATTAACTTCGATGATGCCTACAGTCACGGCGTTCGCCAATTTGTCATTGAAAACGCCCTCTATTGGCTGCGGGAGTATCATGTCGACGGCTTACGTCTCGATGCCATCCATGCCATTTACGACGGCGGGGCCAAGCATATTCTAGGGGAATTGAGTGATCGCCTGGCTGAGTTCAATCAAACCGCCAGCTATCCCCGCTATCTCATCGCCGAAAGCGATCTCAACGATGTCCGCATTATCCGCCCTCGTTCAGAAAATGGACTAGGAATGGATGCCCAATGGAGTGACGATTTTCACCATAGTTTGCATACCCTCCTCACCGGCGAACAACAGGGCTATTACGAAGACTTTGGCAGTTGCCAACAACTGGCCACCGCCTGGCGGGATAGTTTTGTCTATCAATGGACTTATTCCCCTCACCGCAAGCGATTTCACGGCAGCGATGCCCGCGATCGCCCCCCCGCCCAATTTGTCATCTGCAATCAAAATCATGACCAAATTGGCAACCGAATGTTAGGAGAACGCCTCTCCCAACTGGTATCCTTCGAGGCCCTCAAACTCGCCGCCGCCGCCACCCTTCTCAATCCCGCAATCCCATTACTCTTCATGGGAGAAGAATACGGAGAAGACGCCCCCTTTCTCTATTTTATCGACCACCAAGACCCCAACTTAGTCGAAGCCGTCCGCCAAGGCCGCAAACGAGAATTTGAAGCCTTCCACGCCAGCGGAACCCCACCCGATGCCGCCAGTCTAGAGACCGTAAACACCTCAACCCTCAACTGGCAAAAACGCGACAGCGGCCATCATCACATATTACTGAACTTCTACCACCATCTCATCGAACGACGAAACAACAACCCAGCCATCCGATTGGGCGATCGCCAACAAATCCAACCCCAATATAACAACGAATCTCGCTGGTTCAGCGTTCACCAATCCCAAGCCAACCACTCAATCTGGGTCATCTTCAACTTTAGCGATAGCCCCATTCAATCCCCCCAAGTCCCGACTCAAACCTGGACCAAAACCCTAGATTCCAGCGACCCCATTTGGCAAGGTTCCGGTCCAACCGCCCCCCAAACTCTAAAAGGTAGCGAATCCATCAAAGTCCCCCCCCTAACCGTCGTACTCTACGAAACATAA
- a CDS encoding carboxypeptidase M32 gives MSISLSESGSLYSQLITRLRDVRDVQSAAAVLQWDRATYMPLGGATARGRQLATLRQVAHEKLCDPALGELLEQLEAQAQSYPYDSDEASLIRVARRDYDQARRVSPEFMARLSSHQTETYLAWAQAREESDFQRVCPYLEKTLDLSREWASFFPECDRPADSLIALSDEGMTSRLLEELFSQLRGELVEIVQAIAQAPAPDTQLLQQQFSETAQLNFCQKLMERIGYDFSRGRQDSTLHPFTTSFSINDVRITTRTDPNNLTESLFCSLHEMGHALYEQNIDPALEATPLADGTSSGIHESQSRLWENLVGRSRAFWECFYPRLQGFFLRQLGQSSVCDFYRAINRVAPSPIRTAADEVTYNLHVMIRFELEVAMLEGKLSVQDLPDAWNNCYERDLGITPANDREGVLQDVHWYSQLIGGQFQGYTLGNLIASQLFETALKQHPEIPVDLERGNFTPLLTWLERNVYRHGRKFTADELVDRITGMPIHIDPFLRYIRSKYGDLYHLDL, from the coding sequence ATGTCCATCTCCTTGTCTGAGTCTGGCTCTCTGTATTCCCAACTCATTACCCGACTGCGAGACGTGCGGGATGTCCAGTCTGCGGCTGCTGTCCTGCAATGGGATCGTGCCACCTATATGCCCCTGGGGGGGGCAACGGCCCGAGGACGACAGTTAGCAACGCTGCGACAGGTGGCCCATGAAAAGCTTTGTGATCCGGCTTTAGGGGAGTTGTTAGAACAACTTGAAGCCCAGGCCCAGTCCTATCCCTACGACAGCGACGAAGCCAGTTTGATTCGTGTGGCCCGTCGTGATTATGATCAGGCCCGGCGCGTCTCGCCAGAGTTTATGGCCCGTCTGTCGAGTCATCAAACGGAAACCTATTTGGCCTGGGCCCAGGCCCGAGAAGAGTCTGATTTTCAGCGTGTCTGTCCCTATTTGGAGAAGACGTTGGATTTGAGTCGGGAATGGGCCAGTTTCTTCCCAGAGTGCGATCGCCCCGCCGACTCTCTCATCGCCCTCTCCGATGAAGGAATGACCAGTCGCCTGTTAGAGGAGTTATTTTCTCAACTGCGGGGGGAGTTGGTAGAGATTGTCCAGGCGATCGCCCAGGCCCCGGCCCCAGACACCCAACTGCTGCAACAACAGTTTTCCGAAACCGCCCAACTTAACTTCTGTCAGAAACTGATGGAACGCATCGGCTACGACTTTAGCCGAGGTCGCCAAGATTCCACCCTTCACCCGTTCACCACCAGTTTTTCCATTAACGACGTTCGCATCACCACCCGCACTGACCCCAATAATCTCACCGAAAGTCTCTTTTGTAGTCTCCATGAGATGGGTCATGCCTTATATGAACAAAACATTGATCCAGCCCTAGAAGCCACCCCTCTCGCGGATGGAACCTCTTCAGGAATTCATGAAAGTCAATCCCGCCTCTGGGAAAATTTAGTGGGACGTAGTCGTGCCTTTTGGGAATGTTTTTACCCCCGTCTTCAGGGCTTTTTCCTCCGACAACTCGGACAATCTTCAGTCTGTGATTTCTATCGCGCCATTAACCGAGTCGCTCCGAGTCCGATTCGCACCGCCGCCGATGAAGTGACCTATAACCTTCATGTGATGATTCGCTTCGAGTTAGAAGTGGCGATGTTAGAGGGCAAACTGTCAGTTCAGGACTTACCGGATGCTTGGAACAATTGTTATGAACGGGATTTAGGGATTACTCCTGCCAATGACCGAGAGGGAGTGTTACAGGATGTTCATTGGTACTCCCAATTGATTGGCGGCCAGTTTCAGGGCTATACCCTCGGCAATCTCATCGCCAGTCAATTGTTTGAAACGGCCCTAAAGCAACATCCCGAGATTCCGGTGGATTTAGAACGGGGTAATTTCACTCCCCTATTAACTTGGTTAGAACGTAATGTCTATCGTCATGGGCGCAAATTCACTGCCGATGAATTAGTTGACCGCATCACCGGAATGCCGATTCATATTGACCCCTTTTTACGCTACATCCGTAGCAAATATGGCGATTTATATCATCTCGATCTGTAG
- a CDS encoding DUF928 domain-containing protein translates to MTQILRIPILRTCILTLVAIALMVVIPLLSLRPSLSVEFTPPDRGTPEQVDAGGTRFADFERPGERVVPVFMDGQELECPLSAILPPENYGLTRQAYPTIFYHTPPVEGIEVIFSLRDAQETLIYQTRYLTGPDHGTYGLPIPAYVNVPPLHPYQAYSWTVEIPDLEASVSGTIVRVNTTASFDEAFATASAEERLQLLADAGLWYDMLDQLAQLHRENPDDPQWSRLWMQIAEDAELMKVGDKPLL, encoded by the coding sequence ATGACTCAGATCTTACGCATCCCAATTTTACGCACCTGTATTTTGACCCTGGTGGCGATCGCCCTGATGGTGGTGATTCCCCTGCTATCTCTTCGTCCCTCCCTGTCTGTGGAGTTTACCCCCCCTGATCGCGGCACGCCTGAACAAGTAGATGCGGGGGGAACTCGTTTTGCGGACTTTGAACGTCCTGGGGAACGGGTGGTTCCCGTTTTTATGGATGGCCAAGAACTTGAATGTCCCCTCAGTGCCATTCTGCCCCCAGAAAACTATGGTCTTACCCGTCAAGCCTATCCCACGATTTTCTATCACACGCCCCCGGTAGAGGGGATTGAGGTGATTTTTAGCCTCCGCGATGCCCAGGAGACCCTGATTTATCAAACTCGCTATTTAACGGGACCGGATCATGGAACCTATGGTTTGCCGATTCCGGCGTATGTGAATGTGCCGCCGTTGCACCCCTATCAAGCCTATTCCTGGACGGTGGAGATTCCCGATCTTGAGGCTAGTGTCTCAGGAACCATTGTCCGGGTGAATACTACGGCGAGTTTTGATGAGGCGTTTGCCACGGCTTCGGCCGAGGAACGGCTGCAACTCTTGGCGGATGCCGGACTTTGGTACGATATGTTGGACCAATTGGCTCAACTGCATCGAGAGAACCCCGATGATCCTCAGTGGTCTCGTCTCTGGATGCAAATCGCCGAAGATGCGGAGTTGATGAAAGTGGGGGATAAACCCCTACTGTAA
- the glgX gene encoding glycogen debranching protein GlgX, which translates to MDISIWPGEPYPLGASWDGEGTNFAIYSENATKVELCLFDEQDRETRVPLTEIENYNWHGYLPGIGPGQRYGFRVHGPFEPEQGHRFNPNKLVIDPYAKALDGEIGYDETIFSYAWEDDDEDLSFNDLDDTAYIPKAIVIDTSFDWEGDRLLNIPEQDTIIYEMHVKGFTRQHPDIPPELRGTYQGLAHPEAIRYLKSLRITAVELMPVHHFLSQPGHLAKTGLRNYWGYDSIAYFAPYSGYSASQNPQDQVREFKNMVKTLHSEGIEVILDVVYNHTGEGNHLGPTLCFRGIDNATYYRLVEDDRRYYMDFTGCGNSLNVSHPQVLKLIMDSLRYWVLEMHVDGFRFDLASALARELYEVDSLAAFFDIIHQDPVLSKVKLIAEPWDIADGGYQVGNFPLLWSEWNGRYRDAVRDFWRGEDGTLAEFAYRLTGSSDLYKFNGRRPSASINFVTAHDGFTLNDLVSYNEKHNEANHEDNRDGESHNRSWNCGVEGPTDDPDILTLRHRQRRNFLTTLLLSQGVPMLVSGDEMGRSQQGNNNVYCQDNELAWLDWKLQNANADLLTFTRQLIQLRSEHSVFRRRKWFQGQPIYGSDVIDLGWFNPDGEEVSEEQWQEGFAKAIAVFINGDAIPARGKRGERIVDDSFLLLFNAHDEPLTFQLPKTLQESIWCVVLDTTKPTLIEHGSRYSGSETLEVESHSTVLLQRL; encoded by the coding sequence ATGGATATTTCTATTTGGCCGGGTGAACCCTATCCCTTGGGGGCATCTTGGGATGGAGAGGGAACAAACTTCGCCATTTATAGTGAAAACGCCACTAAGGTTGAATTATGTCTATTTGATGAACAGGATCGAGAAACACGAGTTCCCTTAACGGAAATCGAAAACTACAATTGGCATGGCTATTTACCGGGGATTGGCCCGGGACAACGCTACGGCTTCCGCGTTCACGGTCCTTTTGAACCAGAACAGGGCCATCGCTTCAACCCCAATAAACTGGTCATCGATCCTTATGCCAAAGCCCTCGATGGGGAAATTGGCTATGACGAAACCATCTTTAGCTATGCCTGGGAGGATGACGATGAGGATCTCTCCTTTAACGACCTCGACGATACCGCCTATATCCCCAAAGCCATCGTCATCGATACGTCCTTTGACTGGGAGGGCGATCGCCTCCTCAACATCCCCGAACAGGATACGATCATCTACGAGATGCACGTCAAAGGCTTTACCCGTCAGCATCCCGACATTCCCCCGGAACTACGGGGAACCTATCAGGGCCTGGCCCATCCCGAGGCCATTCGCTATCTCAAATCCTTGAGAATCACCGCCGTGGAACTGATGCCGGTTCATCATTTCCTCTCCCAACCGGGACATCTGGCCAAGACGGGCCTACGCAACTACTGGGGCTATGACTCCATTGCCTATTTTGCCCCCTATAGCGGCTACAGTGCCAGTCAGAATCCTCAAGATCAGGTCCGGGAATTCAAAAACATGGTCAAAACCCTTCATTCCGAAGGGATTGAGGTGATTTTAGATGTGGTTTACAACCATACCGGCGAAGGCAACCATCTCGGGCCTACCCTCTGTTTTCGGGGCATCGACAACGCCACCTATTACCGCCTCGTTGAAGACGATCGCCGCTACTACATGGACTTCACCGGCTGCGGTAATTCCCTCAATGTCAGCCATCCCCAAGTCCTCAAACTGATTATGGACAGTTTGCGCTATTGGGTTTTAGAAATGCACGTCGATGGCTTCCGCTTTGATTTAGCCTCGGCCCTGGCCCGAGAACTCTACGAAGTCGATAGCCTGGCGGCCTTCTTTGATATCATCCATCAAGACCCGGTTCTGAGTAAGGTGAAGTTAATCGCCGAACCCTGGGATATCGCTGATGGCGGCTACCAGGTGGGCAATTTCCCCCTCCTTTGGTCAGAATGGAATGGTCGTTATCGCGATGCGGTGCGAGACTTTTGGCGAGGGGAAGATGGCACCCTAGCAGAGTTTGCCTATCGTCTCACGGGCAGTTCTGATTTGTATAAATTTAACGGTCGTCGCCCCAGTGCTAGTATTAACTTTGTCACCGCCCATGATGGCTTCACTCTCAATGATTTAGTCAGTTACAACGAGAAACATAATGAAGCCAATCACGAAGATAATCGAGATGGAGAAAGTCATAATCGTTCCTGGAATTGTGGCGTCGAAGGACCCACAGATGACCCAGACATCTTAACCCTGCGCCATCGCCAACGGCGCAACTTTTTGACAACTTTACTCTTATCCCAAGGGGTTCCCATGCTCGTCAGCGGCGATGAAATGGGGCGCAGTCAACAGGGGAATAACAACGTCTATTGCCAGGATAATGAGTTAGCTTGGCTTGATTGGAAGTTGCAAAATGCCAATGCCGATCTCCTCACCTTTACCCGGCAACTGATTCAACTTCGCTCCGAACATTCCGTGTTTCGTCGCCGTAAATGGTTCCAAGGGCAGCCCATTTATGGGTCAGATGTCATTGACTTAGGCTGGTTCAACCCCGATGGAGAAGAGGTCAGTGAGGAACAATGGCAAGAAGGCTTTGCCAAGGCGATCGCAGTCTTCATCAATGGCGATGCTATTCCCGCCCGAGGCAAACGGGGCGAACGGATTGTAGATGATAGTTTCTTATTACTCTTTAACGCCCATGATGAGCCGTTAACCTTCCAGCTTCCTAAGACCTTACAAGAGTCGATTTGGTGTGTCGTTTTAGACACCACAAAACCGACCTTGATTGAACATGGGAGTCGCTACAGTGGTTCTGAAACCCTAGAGGTTGAATCTCATTCCACGGTGTTATTACAACGCCTCTAA
- a CDS encoding trehalase family glycosidase, whose translation MPFTPNSPRLQPMFKYIRDTWTTLTRTQAHILEAAKDSKIDRLPGSPWIVYISPQEDLAVVEADLQEILPPSEFSQIELRILPPEMDQIEDHGLLYLPKSYVVPGGRFNELYGWDSYFIALGLLRDGELELARNAVDLLVYEIEHYGTVLNANRSYMLERSHPPLLARGALELFAYTEDRDWLRSLLPALERYYFYWTVPPHLNASTGLSRYYTRVTTPAPEVVNSERDEHGRTHYERVRDYYRHYPVEDYDLSLFYNRNTDSLTELFYQGDRAMRESGFDITNRFGPFSADIIHYVPVCLNVLLYQMERDIAEIHHLMGHWDSVEVWKKYANTRQKEIDRFLWNEEAGLYFDYNFRTETRGTYEFVTTLMPLWAGLASPEQAQRLVDNLPKFETKGGLLTSTHVSGNQWDAPFGWAPLQLFAIKGLRRYGYHDEADRLTEKFINVVVTEFEKSGTLVEKYDVERCSADVSAEILFGYSSNEIGFGWTNGVVRELIHDWQERSH comes from the coding sequence ATGCCCTTTACCCCCAACAGCCCTCGCCTGCAACCGATGTTTAAGTACATCCGTGACACTTGGACAACACTCACTCGCACCCAAGCACATATCCTAGAAGCCGCGAAAGACAGTAAAATCGATCGCCTTCCCGGTTCACCGTGGATTGTCTATATTTCCCCCCAAGAAGACCTCGCTGTCGTCGAAGCCGACTTACAGGAGATTTTGCCCCCGTCAGAGTTCAGTCAAATTGAATTACGGATTCTGCCGCCAGAAATGGATCAGATTGAAGACCATGGCTTACTCTATTTGCCCAAATCCTACGTCGTTCCCGGTGGCCGCTTCAACGAACTCTATGGCTGGGATAGTTACTTCATCGCCCTGGGCCTATTACGAGATGGGGAACTGGAGTTAGCCCGGAATGCCGTGGACTTGCTGGTGTATGAGATTGAGCATTATGGAACCGTCTTAAACGCCAACCGATCCTATATGTTGGAACGCTCTCATCCACCATTATTGGCTCGCGGGGCCTTGGAACTGTTCGCCTACACCGAAGATCGCGATTGGCTGCGATCGCTCCTACCGGCCCTAGAACGCTATTATTTCTACTGGACCGTTCCCCCCCACCTGAACGCCTCCACCGGACTCTCTCGCTATTACACCCGAGTCACCACCCCCGCCCCCGAAGTGGTCAACTCAGAACGGGATGAACATGGACGAACCCACTATGAACGGGTGCGCGACTATTATCGCCATTATCCCGTTGAGGACTATGACCTGAGTTTATTCTATAACCGCAACACCGATAGTCTCACGGAACTGTTCTATCAGGGCGATCGCGCCATGCGAGAATCAGGCTTTGACATTACCAACCGCTTTGGCCCCTTTAGTGCCGATATCATCCATTACGTCCCCGTCTGTCTTAACGTCCTCCTCTACCAGATGGAACGAGACATCGCCGAAATCCACCATCTCATGGGACATTGGGACTCCGTAGAAGTCTGGAAGAAATACGCCAACACCCGACAAAAAGAAATCGACCGTTTCCTCTGGAATGAAGAAGCCGGGTTATATTTCGACTACAACTTCCGCACCGAAACCCGAGGAACCTACGAATTTGTCACCACCTTGATGCCCCTCTGGGCCGGACTCGCCTCCCCTGAACAAGCCCAACGCTTGGTCGATAATCTGCCCAAATTCGAGACCAAAGGCGGACTCCTCACCAGTACCCATGTCTCCGGGAATCAATGGGATGCCCCCTTCGGCTGGGCACCCTTACAGTTATTTGCCATTAAGGGGCTACGTCGCTACGGCTATCACGACGAAGCGGACCGTCTCACAGAGAAATTCATCAACGTGGTGGTCACAGAATTTGAGAAAAGCGGAACCCTCGTGGAAAAATACGATGTGGAACGATGTTCAGCCGATGTCTCCGCTGAAATCCTCTTCGGCTACAGTTCCAACGAAATCGGCTTCGGCTGGACCAACGGCGTCGTCCGCGAACTCATCCACGACTGGCAGGAGCGATCGCACTAA
- a CDS encoding alpha-amylase family glycosyl hydrolase has protein sequence MTPPIATYRLQFNPNFGFNAARDIIHYLHNLGISTLYASPIFKARSGSTHGYDVVDPRILNPELGSPEAFDSLIQTLHDHEMTWLQDIVPNHMAYDSNNPFLVDVLEYGTNSEYYHFFDIQWEHPDRDINGKLLAPFLGGFYGQCLENGELKLEYGESGLSINYYQLKFPLRIESYTELLTHNLDDLRRLLGREHPDFIKLLGVLYLLKGAITETEKRQYKDQAAFVKGLIWELYQSNPEIHEFIDRNVKTFNGTVGNPDSFNTLDRILANQYFRLAFWKVGAEELNYRRFFTINELICVSIESAKVFELTHSYIKELVDNGAFQGVRVDHIDGLYDPKQYLDRLADQLGDTYIVVEKILEGNETLPEDWAIQGTSGYDFLYNVNNLFCQTANEAAFTRIYQRFSGQWQSYHELELHCKRLIAETNLAGDVAVLS, from the coding sequence ATGACCCCACCCATCGCCACCTACCGCCTCCAATTCAATCCCAACTTTGGCTTCAACGCCGCCCGAGATATTATCCACTATCTCCACAACCTCGGCATTTCCACCCTCTACGCCTCACCCATTTTCAAAGCCCGTAGCGGCAGTACCCACGGCTACGATGTCGTCGATCCTCGCATCTTAAACCCCGAACTCGGCAGTCCCGAAGCCTTTGATAGCCTCATCCAAACCCTCCATGACCATGAGATGACTTGGCTACAAGATATTGTCCCCAACCACATGGCCTATGACAGCAATAATCCCTTTCTCGTGGATGTCTTGGAATATGGAACCAACTCCGAGTATTACCACTTTTTCGACATTCAATGGGAACATCCCGATCGCGACATCAATGGCAAACTTCTCGCACCGTTTTTGGGTGGATTTTACGGACAATGTCTGGAAAACGGCGAACTCAAACTCGAATACGGTGAATCTGGATTAAGCATTAACTACTATCAGTTAAAATTCCCACTGCGAATTGAATCCTATACAGAACTCTTAACCCACAACTTAGACGATCTACGGCGACTCCTCGGTCGCGAACATCCCGACTTTATCAAATTATTGGGTGTTCTGTATCTCCTCAAAGGAGCTATCACAGAAACCGAAAAACGTCAATACAAAGACCAAGCGGCCTTTGTGAAAGGTTTAATTTGGGAACTCTATCAATCCAATCCCGAAATTCATGAATTTATCGATCGCAATGTAAAAACCTTTAACGGAACCGTCGGCAATCCCGACAGCTTTAATACCCTCGATCGGATTCTGGCCAACCAATACTTCCGCCTTGCCTTCTGGAAAGTGGGCGCAGAAGAACTCAACTATCGCCGCTTTTTCACCATCAACGAACTCATTTGCGTCAGCATCGAATCAGCCAAGGTCTTTGAACTGACCCATAGCTACATTAAAGAATTGGTTGATAATGGCGCATTCCAAGGCGTGCGGGTCGATCATATTGATGGGCTATACGACCCAAAACAATATCTAGATCGCCTGGCCGACCAATTGGGAGATACCTATATTGTCGTTGAAAAAATCTTAGAAGGCAATGAAACCCTCCCGGAAGATTGGGCGATTCAAGGCACCTCAGGCTATGATTTTCTCTACAATGTTAATAATCTTTTTTGTCAAACCGCCAATGAAGCCGCCTTTACGCGGATTTATCAGCGCTTTTCTGGGCAATGGCAGTCCTATCATGAATTGGAACTCCACTGTAAGCGACTCATTGCCGAAACCAACCTCGCCGGAGATGTTGCAGTCCTATCATGA
- the alr gene encoding alanine racemase — protein MLTWERVVKFSQDQTLPGVCDRAWVEIDLQALAENVRQLRGLLSPGTGFMAVVKADGYGHGAIPIAKTVLEAGATALGVATVPEAIELRQAGIDAPILLLGAIQSLPQIEALLRWRLEPTLCDRPQAVRIAEIVGQLAPREPLPVHLKLDTGMSRLGVLWTEAVPFVRQVLELPQLHLASVYSHLATADEEDITMMRRQEERFQGAIAALKAAGITPPKLHLANSAATLCNPSSHYDQVRVGLALYGLYPAPHLRSQVKLQPVLQVKARITQVKTLPPGTGVSYGHRFVTQRETRLAVVGIGYADGVPRLLSNQLQGLLQGGDRVWQLPQVGTITMDQLMLDVTEVPEVQVGDVVTLLGTLGEDSISADDWAEALGTISWEILCGFKHRLPRIQV, from the coding sequence ATGCTTACCTGGGAACGGGTTGTTAAATTTAGCCAGGATCAGACCCTTCCGGGAGTCTGCGATCGCGCCTGGGTGGAGATTGATTTGCAGGCGTTGGCGGAGAATGTCCGTCAGTTACGGGGCCTCCTCTCCCCAGGGACGGGATTTATGGCGGTGGTGAAGGCGGATGGCTATGGCCATGGGGCGATTCCTATTGCTAAAACGGTTTTAGAGGCTGGGGCCACGGCCTTGGGGGTGGCCACGGTCCCCGAAGCGATCGAACTGCGTCAGGCGGGGATTGATGCCCCGATTCTTCTGTTAGGGGCAATTCAGAGTCTGCCACAGATTGAAGCCTTGCTTCGCTGGCGATTGGAACCCACCCTCTGCGATCGCCCCCAGGCGGTTCGTATCGCGGAGATTGTGGGGCAACTGGCCCCCCGTGAACCGCTGCCGGTGCATTTAAAGTTAGATACGGGAATGTCTCGCTTAGGGGTTCTCTGGACAGAGGCGGTTCCCTTTGTCCGCCAAGTGTTGGAGTTGCCCCAGCTTCATCTGGCTAGTGTCTATTCCCACTTGGCTACGGCGGATGAGGAAGATATCACCATGATGCGGCGACAGGAAGAACGCTTCCAAGGGGCGATCGCCGCCCTCAAGGCCGCCGGGATAACTCCCCCAAAACTCCATCTGGCTAACTCCGCCGCCACCCTTTGCAACCCGTCGAGTCATTATGATCAAGTGCGGGTGGGATTAGCCCTCTATGGACTGTATCCCGCCCCCCATCTGCGATCGCAGGTCAAGCTACAGCCGGTTTTACAGGTCAAAGCCCGCATTACCCAGGTTAAAACTCTTCCCCCTGGAACAGGAGTCAGTTATGGCCACCGCTTTGTCACCCAACGGGAAACGCGCCTAGCGGTGGTGGGGATTGGCTACGCCGATGGGGTTCCCCGCCTCTTGTCCAATCAGCTTCAGGGACTTCTGCAAGGGGGTGATCGGGTCTGGCAACTGCCTCAAGTTGGCACGATTACCATGGATCAACTGATGTTAGATGTCACCGAGGTTCCCGAGGTGCAAGTAGGGGATGTGGTGACGCTCTTAGGAACTTTGGGGGAGGACTCTATTTCCGCCGATGACTGGGCTGAGGCCTTGGGAACCATCTCCTGGGAAATTCTCTGTGGCTTCAAACACCGTCTCCCTCGCATCCAGGTTTGA